TGCAGCTCTTTGATGTGGTACGGCAGCGTGGGGTCGGCGTAGAACTCCAGCATTCCGCGCGGGGCGGCGACGGACCCGGGGATGGCCGCCTGCTGCCTTTCCTGGGGCTCGCGGATGTCCACGATGACCGCTCCGGACTCGATCTCCTGGGCTACCTGGTCCGGCGTGAGGTTCTCCACCCGCTGCTTGGCTTCCGCAACCATCTCCATCGCGCTCTTGGGCATTTTCGCTCTCCTTTGCCGTAAGGGGTCTGGACCCGATCATCCTCTCTTGGGTGCGCCATATCAAACGGGCCGCTCGTCACCGAGACCGTTTCACCGCGGGTACCCTGCCTGCATGACTGTTCGCGTGGGGCTTCTCGGCTGCGGGACGGTGGGTGCGGGGGCCGTCCGGGCCCTGAAGAACGGAGCGCCGGACGTCCAGCGGGCGGTGGGGTCGCCCGTGGAGATCACACGCGTGGCGGTCCGGGATCCTTCCAAGGCTCGGGACGTCCAACTGTCACAGGACGTGTTCACCCACGACGCCCCCGGCGTGGTGGCCGACCCGGACGTGGACCTCGTCATCGAGGCCATCGGAGGCCTCGAGCCCGCCCGGACCCTCATCCTGTCCGCTCTTGACCGCGGCAAGCCCGTCGTCACCGCCAACAAGGAGCTGGTTTCCACCCACGGGGCCGAGCTGTTCGCCGCAGCGGACGCCCGCGGTGTGGACCTGTACTACGAGGCCGCCGTCTGTGGCGGTATCCCTCTCATCCGTCCGCTGAAGGAGTCGCTGGCGGGGGAGCGGGTCCGCCGGGTCACCGGCATCGTCAACGGCACCACGAACTACATCCTCACGCGTATGACGGAAGGCGGCCTGAGCTTCAGCGAGGCGCTCGCGGAGGCCGAGAGCCTCGGCTACGCCGAGCAGGACCCGACGGCCGACGTCGAGGGTTACGACGCCGCGGCGAAGGCCGCCATCCTGGCGTCCGTAGCCTTCCGCGCCCGGGTGGTGCAGTCGGACGTGTACCGCGAAGGCATCTCGCAGGTCAGCCACCAGGACATCGAGTACGCCCACCGCCTCGGCTACACCGTGAAGCTGCTGGCCATAGCCGAGGACGACGCCGGGGAGATATCAGTCCGCGTGCATCCGGCGATGATCCCGTCGCAGCACCCGCTGGCCTCGGTCCGGGACAGCTTCAACGCCGTGTTCGTCGAGGGCGATTCGGTCGGGGAGTTGATGTTCTACGGCAGAGGCGCGGGCGGAGGTCCGACGGGGTCGGCGGTCCTGGGTGATGTCATCGCCGCGGCCCGCCACCTCGTGTCCGGGGGCCGGGGGCTGGAGGGGACGAAGGTCCAACCCCGCCGGATCAAGCCGATCACGGAGATGCGCGCGCAGTACTACGTCCTGCTGTCGGTGGAGGACAAGCCCGGCGCCCTGGCCGCGGTCGCCGGTGCGTTCGCCGACAACGAGGTCTCGATCCGCACCGTCTGGCAGGAGGGATCGGGGGCCGAAGCACAGCTCGTCCTGGTGACGCACCGGGCGCGCGAGCACTCGCTGCAGGCGACGGTGTCGGCGCTGGGCTCCCTCGACCACGTCACGAAGGTGGTCTCCGTGCTGCGGGTCGAGGCACAGGAACAGGAACAGGAAGGCGACTGACGGTGCCGGAGCTGTGGCGTGGGGTGATCCGGGAGTACCGGGACCGGCTGCCGGTCACGGACGCAACCCCCGTGGTGACACTGCGCGAGGGCGGCACGCCGCTGGTCCGGTCGCCGGTGATCTCTGAGATGACGGGACTGGACGTCTGGTGCAAGTACGAAGGCGCGAACCCGACCGGCTCGTTTAAGGACCGCGGCATGTCCCTGGCCATCTCGAAGGCGCTGGAGGAGGGAGCCAAAGCCGTCTGCTGCGCATCCACCGGGAACACGTCCGCCTCCGCGGCCGCCTACGCGACCAGGGCGGGGCTGCGATGCATCGTGCTGATCCCGTCCGGCGGCGTCGCAATGGGAAAGCTGGCCCAGGCGCTCATCCACGGCGCCGAGGTGCTGGAGGTGGAGACCGGCTTCGACGGGGCGTTCACCTTGTCGCGCGACCTGGCGACGCAGTTCCCGCTGACCTTCGTCAACTCCGTGAACCCGTACCGGATCGAGGGACAGAAGACCTGCGCTTTCGAGATCGTCGACGACCTCGGGGCGGCTCCCGACTACCACGTCTTGCCCGTGGGAAATGCCGGCAACATCACGGCCCAGTGGAAGGGCTACACGGAGTACGGGCGGGGGCGGCCGAAGATGTTCGGAGTACAGGCCGAGGGCGCAGCCCCCTTTATCCGGGGAGAGCCGGTCGAGCAACCATCGACGATTGCCTCCGCCATCCGGATCGGCAGCCCTCAGTCCTGGTCGGGGGCGGTCGCCGCGACGGGGGAGTCCGGTGGAGGCTTTCTGGCCGTCAGCGACCACCAGATCCTGGAGGCGTACCACGTGCTCGCGTCGCGAGAGGGGCTGTTCTGCGAGCCGGCTTCGGCGGCATCTCTGGCCGGCCTGCTGCGACTGGTGGAGGAAGGCCTCGTCGAACGAGGCCGGACGTGCGTGCTGGTCCTGACCGGCAACGGCCTCAAGGACCCGGACCGCGCACTGGCCGAGGTCCCGGCCCCGAAGCGGGTGCCGGCCGATGTCAGTGCGGTGGCGGGGGCGCTGGGATGGTAGGCGGTGGCCATGCCCGCCCTCTGAAGGCGGT
This sequence is a window from Actinomycetota bacterium. Protein-coding genes within it:
- a CDS encoding rhodanese-like domain-containing protein; its protein translation is MPKSAMEMVAEAKQRVENLTPDQVAQEIESGAVIVDIREPQERQQAAIPGSVAAPRGMLEFYADPTLPYHIKELQPDKRVILHCASGGRSALAADTLKQLGYTNVAHLDGGLKAWQEAGKPTEPGA
- a CDS encoding homoserine dehydrogenase, encoding MTVRVGLLGCGTVGAGAVRALKNGAPDVQRAVGSPVEITRVAVRDPSKARDVQLSQDVFTHDAPGVVADPDVDLVIEAIGGLEPARTLILSALDRGKPVVTANKELVSTHGAELFAAADARGVDLYYEAAVCGGIPLIRPLKESLAGERVRRVTGIVNGTTNYILTRMTEGGLSFSEALAEAESLGYAEQDPTADVEGYDAAAKAAILASVAFRARVVQSDVYREGISQVSHQDIEYAHRLGYTVKLLAIAEDDAGEISVRVHPAMIPSQHPLASVRDSFNAVFVEGDSVGELMFYGRGAGGGPTGSAVLGDVIAAARHLVSGGRGLEGTKVQPRRIKPITEMRAQYYVLLSVEDKPGALAAVAGAFADNEVSIRTVWQEGSGAEAQLVLVTHRAREHSLQATVSALGSLDHVTKVVSVLRVEAQEQEQEGD
- the thrC gene encoding threonine synthase, with translation MPELWRGVIREYRDRLPVTDATPVVTLREGGTPLVRSPVISEMTGLDVWCKYEGANPTGSFKDRGMSLAISKALEEGAKAVCCASTGNTSASAAAYATRAGLRCIVLIPSGGVAMGKLAQALIHGAEVLEVETGFDGAFTLSRDLATQFPLTFVNSVNPYRIEGQKTCAFEIVDDLGAAPDYHVLPVGNAGNITAQWKGYTEYGRGRPKMFGVQAEGAAPFIRGEPVEQPSTIASAIRIGSPQSWSGAVAATGESGGGFLAVSDHQILEAYHVLASREGLFCEPASAASLAGLLRLVEEGLVERGRTCVLVLTGNGLKDPDRALAEVPAPKRVPADVSAVAGALGW